The genomic interval TTACAATTATAAACTTATATGCCTGTCTTGTTCATACGTTTTTGAATCAATTAAGTAATATTTCATTTTTATCAAGAGCAATCCTCATCATAGTAGATGATCTGTGTCAAATAATCTAAACCGGCAGGGGAGGATCTCCTCCCTCAAGCTTCAAAACAGAATATTGCACAACCCCACTCCATCACTATATTTTTTGCTTCATCGCGTGAATAGCTGTTTTAGTAGAATATCTGTTAGTGAATGAATCGTATTATAGGGAATTCCCCGCATGTATACATATAGAAAATATAATCATGACAAAGACCTTGAAGCTGCCAGAAGAATCTGGCATGAGGTCCAATGGCTTGATGATAGTTCTGATGAAAAATTACTGGATGCCTTTCTCAGAGTGGGAAGAGCTTTGGTCGCTGACTTGAATGGGAGTGCTGAATGTCTGGTCACTGCAAATCCAGGAAAAATCCAATATCTGAATGAGGAGTTGTCACTTTCCGTCGTGACCTCAGTTACCACAAGCAGAATAGCCCGCAAACAGGGCTTGGCGAAAAAACTGACCGCCCAACTCATCGCTGAGGAAGCGGAAGCGGGTGCTATCGTATCTACCCTAGGGATATTTGAGCAGGGGTTTTATGATCAATTGGGGTACGGAACTGGCTCATATGAGCATTGGATGAGTTTTGATCCAGCTGATATTACAATTGACAAAAGCATCCGACCACCCCTTCGTCTCACTCGCAATGACTTGAAAATAATTCACCAGGCAATTCAAACCCGAAAAACCCGGCATGGCGGTGTTACGCTTTTCCCTGAGTCCCTCGTTGAAGCGGAGCTGGCATGGATGAAGAAGGGCTTTGGTCTGGGTTATTGCGATGGAATCAAGGGTGAATTGACTCACTTTTTCTGGGGAACCAGTAATGATGAAAATGGTCCTCTCGTCATCAATGTATTGGTATATCAGACAATGGAACAATTCATTGAATTGATGGCTTTGATCAAATCACTGGGAGATCAAATTCGACTTGTCAAAATGCGAGAACCTGCCGGGATACAACTTCAGGATTTAATTCAAAACCCTTTCAGGTCAAGAATTGTGACGGAGAAATCCAAGTTTGAGCATATCAATAGAGCTTCAGCGTACTGGCAGACCAGAATCTGCAACCTGGAAGCCTGTATTGAAGCCACACATCTGAATTCAAGATCCTTGAGCTTTAATCTGGATCTCAGCGACCCTCTGGAAAAACTCATTGATCCAGAAATGACATGGCGAGGATGTGCTGGAGAATACGCGATTCAACTTGGGCCAAGGTCTAAGGTGGCAGCAGGCTTTGATAATGCACTGCCGACTCTGGTGGCGGATATAGGTACATTTACAAGATTATGGCTGGGGGTCAGACCAGCAAGCGGATTGTCAGCGACTGGTAATTTGAGTGGTCCAGAAAAGCTAATTCATGATCTGGACGAAGTGCTATGTCTCCCCAATCCCCATCCAGACTGGGATTATTAAGGGAGCAAAAATCTGTATAAAGCCCAGGGGCGGAACTCATGGTTGCACCTCTCGGGAAAGCAACTATATTTTTGGTACATTTCAGACTTGAAAACAAATGGGAGCGCGTTGATGCAACGAAAGTTTTTACCTCTAAGTATCATCATTTTTGCTGTTCTACTGAACGCTTGTAGTTCACAGAAAGTTGGAGTATTTGATGACTTGAATAAAAACAAAATGGATAAGTCATTTGATAAATACATGGGCACTCCCTACAGGTGGGGTGGTACTGAGCCTGGACGAGGTGTTGATTGTTCGGGATTTACATCTGGGGTGTATAGGGATCAGGGTATCATCATTCCCAGAACATCTCGCAGCCAATATACTGTTGGTGACGAAGTGTCCAGAGATGAACTTCAATATGGCGACCTGATATTCTTTGATACCCTGGGCAAGGGCGTGAGTCATGTCGGTGTCTATACTGAAGGCAATAAAATGATTCATGCCAGCACCTCTGCAGGGGTGACGGAAGTACCGGTAAATACAGACTACTGGATGAAACGCTATATCGGAGCTCGGCGTTTGACCGGTTCTGATTATCGGTCAGGGGAGGTCGGCGGAGAATTCCATTTATTACCGCAGGCATATCCCTTTCGAGTACGGAGACTAATAGATGTTCCTACAGCAGATGTCATTGATAATCGATTTATAGGTCTGGATATCCAGAATGATGCTCAGGGAAATCTCAGAGTGGCAGGTTCAGTTAGTATATGGAATCGATGGGAGTTTGGGGCAGAGCTGCAGGTGAACCAATTTCTTGGCCACGATGTGGATGCTTTTGGATTTGAATTGCCCTTTGTAAGTACCAAGTTTCGTATCTGGGAGCAAAAAGGGAAGATTCTACCATCCCTGGCAGTTGGTGCAGAAAGCAACAGCAGAAATTGGACGGTGACAAAGGATACGAATTCCGTTGAAATTGTGGAACATCGGTGGAGCCCTCCCCGCAATGCCTATGTCGTTGCTTCATATAAATACGCGCGATTTAAAAAATTGCACCTTGGGCGAGGACGACTTAGCGGTGGTCTTGCATTGACCGATTTATATGCCTACCACGAAACTTCTGATTATTATGATGGGAATCAGGACGCCTTTCTCTTTCTGGGGGTTGAGCAACAAATTACCCGACGGCTTATGACCACCATAGAATTTGATCATGTCTTTTTGAAAGATGTGGGGATGACCTGGAATATGGGCTTCCAGTTTGCCTTGAATGATGATTCCAGCATTGCGTATACCTGGAGAAATGTGGGAGCCCGAGAGCGTTCCTTGGAGCGCGCCATGCAGTTTAGTTATATTCTTGAATATTAGACGGGAGTTGATTATGCCTTTTCGCTGGAGACCTGATGGAAAATTTATTAGAAACTTGTCAAACACACGCAGGATCATGCCATTTCTCATGCATGGCAGGACGGAATCAACAGTTTATTATGAGCAACATGTCGAGGTAGAAAAAGCCTGGAAATTTGTAGAGAATTTCCAGAAAGAGACAGGCTTGAAAGCCAGTATTTTACATTTGATTATTTGGAGATCTGCACAGGTTTTGAATGAGCGACCTGGCCTGAACAGGTTTGTTGCAGGTCGTCGTATCTACCAGCGCGATGGCATCTGGATTAGTTTTTCCATGAAAAAAGAAATGAATGATGATGCGCCCCTGGTTGTGGTTAAAAAGAAAATAAATCCAGATTGGACATTTGAAGAGACAGTTCGAGAAATACAGGGTGGCATCAAGAAAGGTCGCGAAGGAGCCAAATCTGTTTCTGATAAGGAAATGGACCTGGTGTTCCTTTTTCCCATGTTTATGGTCAGTTTCTTCACCTGGCTGTTGAGAACCCTTAATCATTTTGGGTGGCTACCTCGCAGTATGATTAAGGCAGACGAGCTCTATAGCAGTGTCTTCATTGCAAATCTTGGCAGCATCGGTCTGCAGCCAGCATATCATCATTTATATGAGTGGGGTAATGCTCCCATTTTCATGGCCTTGGGCACAAACGAGCCCCGTATGGCTCTGGATGAACGAGGTCGACCAGCTGTCAAGGATATGATGACTATTAAATATAGTTTCGATGAGCGAATCAATGATGGATTCTACAGTATAAAGGCTCTTGAATTGTTGAAAAATCTGGTTGAAAACCCCGAGATGGATTTAGAAAAGTCCACCCCGGAAAAAGTCACCGAGGATGAAGCTCTCGGAGTATAGGTCTTTGGATAACAGGTAAATAAGCATGAATATCGGTTTCTTACATCCAGGTGCCATGGGAATATCCCTGGCTGTCTCAGCGCAGGCGACAGGTCACCAGGCCTATTGGGTTCCAAAGGGGCGCAGTGAGGAAACCAGGAAACGGGCTGACGTCCACAATCTATCCCAATCGCAATCTCTTAGTCAAATGTGTGAGGTCTGTGATATTATCATTTCCGTATGCCCTCCCCATGCAGTACTGGATGTTGCTCACCAGATTCTTGAGTGTTCCTTCACGGGTATCTTTGCCGATGTAAATGCCATATCTCCTGAGAAAGCAAAATCCATATATCAATTAATGAGCTCAAGAGATATTGAGTTTGTGGATGGTGGGATCATAGGGGGTCCTGCCTGGGAAGCTGAGAGCACGTGGCTCTACCTTGCAGGTCAGAAAGCCGCTGAAGTGGCGAATTGCTTTCAAGGAGGATTGCTGGAGACCGAGCTCATGGGACCTGAAATTGGCAGAGCATCAGCTATAAAAATGAGCTTTGCTGCATATACAAAAGGATCAACAGCTTTACTTTGCGCCATCATGGCTGCAGCAGATGAAATGGGGATTCGTGAAGAGATGGAAAAACAATGGTCACGTGGTGGATCTGATTTTACTGAACGCACCCACAATCGACTCCGCCGTGTTACGGCCAAGGCCTGGCGCTTCTCCGGGGAAATGGAAGAAATAGCCGCCACCATGCAAGCATCAGGATTGCCGGATGGCTTTCACCTTGCTGCAGCAGAAATCTACCGGCGTATGACCCACTTCAAAAATTCAGAATCATTACCAGATATCAATCAAGTACTTGAGTCGTTAAAATCCTCATGAAATAGGGGTTACTGCTTCTGAAAAGTTCGATCTGCTACCCGTAAAAGAGTATATTTATACATAGTCGATACAAGGGAGCCAAACCATGGACACATATTTCGCACCTGCTGAACAAGCAACGGAGGAAAGGCTTCACCAGGAAGTTGAAATCTTCAATCAAAGTGCTGTTATGGAAGGTCTCATGGAGACGGTGGGAGGACTGTTGGCCGTCTTAAACGAACAGCGGCAAATCATTTCACTCAATGACTCATTCCTAAAAATGCTTGGAATTCAGGATCCAATACATGCTCTTGGCCTGAGACCAGGAAATGCCTTGAATTGCGTCCATGCAAATGAGCCACCCGCAGGTTGCGGAACCACCAAGTATTGTTCAACCTGTGGAGCAGCTAAATCCATAGTGGCAAGCCTGGAGCAAAACAAACCCATTGAAGACACTTGTGCTCTGAAAGCACTGAATCACAATCGTGAAATCGATCTGGTTTTAAAAGTACGATCTCATCCAGTTATGATTCATAATACAAGATTTGTTATGCTTTTTCTTCAGGACATCACCCTGGAACAGCAAAGGGCCGCTCTGGAAAGAACTTTCTTTCATGATATTAATAACATGCTTTCCGGGCTGGTGGGGGCCAGTGAATTATTGGCACGTGATTCCCATAACTCAGCCATGGTAGATATTGTGCGTCGCTCCTCGCTACGACTGCAAAAGGCCGTTGAGATTCAAAGATTTTTGCTGGCGTGTGAAACTGATTCCTACCAATTGGTTCCACAACCCATATCACTTAATCAGCTTGAGGAAGACCTCCACGCTTTGTTTGTGAATCATCCAGTAAAGGAATCCAAACACCTGATTATTTCTCATGATCTGGGTGATCTTCAGATTCAAACTGACGTATCCCTGTTTCAGCGTGTAATGGCCAACATGATTACCAATGCCCTGGAAGCCACGGAGGTGGGCGAAAAGGTAGAAGTCAACTTTTATAAAAAAGCAGACACCATCAACTTCAGTATCCATAATGATCAGGTTATACCAGAAGAAATCAAGCTCAGGATATTCCAGCGCAATTTCAGCACCAAGGCCAATTCCGGTCGTGGAATTGGAACCTTCTCCATGAAATTGTTTGGTGAAAAAATCCTGGGTGGGAAAGTGAATTTCATTTCTGCAGCAGAAACAGGAACCGTTTTCACATTCTCACTTCCACTCAATAATTCTAACCTGGTAAACCAGTATTCATAATTATCAGCCAAACTCAGGTCCAAGAAATCAGGGAAGCCGACTAGGTGGACTTGAAAACCTTCGCCAGATACCAAAGCTTTTGAAAAGTATCTGAGCAAACCTTCCCTCATGTCGAGCAAATAGTGAGCGATCACCGACTCCACCACGTTTTTGCAGTTTTCCAGGCTTTGCTGGTGACCTTTCTCTGGTCCACATCATTTATCATTATCAAATGGGGTCTGGCAGATATTCCACCTATCACTTATGCTGGATTAAGGTACTTCCTGGCTTTTCTGTGTTTTTTGCCCTTTATCTTCAAAAAGAAATACATAGAGGAAATCAGGGGACTCAGTTCCCAACAGCGGAGCAAGTTGCTGCTTCTGGGATTTGTATTTTATACGCTTACTCAGGGCACCCAGTTCTTGGGACTATCCCTTTTACCCGCAGTGAGTGTGAGTCTCATGTTAAATTTTACACCCATAGTTGTAGCCATCATGGGCATATTATTTATCAATGAAACTCCCAGCCAGTTACAGTGGTTTGGAACAGTCATTTTTATAGTCGGAATTATATTTTACTTCTTCCCGATCTCATTTGAAGGGAATCAAGGGCTGGGCTTGATGGTTATGGCTTTTGGGGTGCTAGCGAACTCAGGGGCTGGAATTCTTGGAAGAGAGATTAATCGCCAACGCAATATTAGTCCCGTAGTCATTACCTTTATCAGCATGGGCGTGGGTTCAATCATATTATTGCTTACTGGGTTTTTGTACACTGGGATTCCAACGATTAGCACACAGAACTGGTTTTATCTGATCTGGTTGGCCGTTGTGAACACTGCTTTTGCTTTTACACTATGGAATCATACGCTGCGCTCCATCTCAGCCATGGAATCAAGTATCATCAACGGTACTATGTTGATCCAAATCGCCTTTCTGGCCTGGTTTTTCCTGGATGAAAAAATCACTACACAGGAAGGAATAGGGATGGGAATCGCGGCTTTGGGGGCAACCCTGGTTCAGCTCAAGCCCAGGAAGTCATGACAATGAGGGTATTATGCCGTTGGAGCATGAGTATTGTAGATTGGAGTTCTGGTAACTACATTCATCCACATATTTGCGATTCTGAGAACCTGGCCGTTTTCAATGGTTAACGTTCTTCAATGAGAACAACAATAGGGATGGCTTCATGCAGCATAGTAATTGGCATTGTCCAAAGTGTAAAAACAATGAATATGAAACGGGTCAATTTGCCGCTACGGGTGGTGGGCTTTCCAAAATATTTGATGTCCAGAACAAAAAATTTACAACAGTCACCTGTGTAAATTGCAGGTATACGGAAATTTATAAATCCGAGACAAGCGCTCTTGGTAATATATTGGACTTGTTTACAGGCTAGTCCGACAATTTAAGTTTTAAGTTATACTCCTCAGTTATACTTAAAACTGAGTATTTTAATAAATCTAATTGCTTGAGAGGAATGCATGAGCGTAATAGATATTTTTGCAGCTGCAATCACAATTGTATTGTTTATCATTTTAGCCTATAAAATTTACAATAATACAAAACTGATGCGGGGCACAGCGAAAAAGTCCGGAAGTGGTAAAGCAGACGACATAATGCACGACTTTATGGATCAACCCGTATTGTGGGCCAAGCTATCAAAAGGGATAGCAGCAAGTGGTCCAGATGAGGAACTCAGTATGACACTTATGGTTAATGCAGCCTTCCAGGGATTTGAGGCGCAATGTCAGGAAGCTGATGCGGGAACGCTTGACGAGAATGGGATCCTGGCCCTGGAGGAGGGTGTACATAGAATATGCGCCATGCCGGGAGTGGCAAAATATCTGGATGATCTGAAACCGGACTTCTCCCAAAGGTTGCTGACTATTATTGATCAAACCCCCTGACGACCGCTCTTTTTTCTAGCAATATAGTTTGTGCTAAACCAGTTATAACATACAGATTGATCCTTCCCAAAATTAAAACATTATGAGTATTGATTTAAGCAAAGTATTTGACCTCAATAAAAACATATTTATTGAGGCCTGTGCCGGAGCTGGAAAAACCTGGTTACTCTCCAAGCGCTATTCAACTATCATGGATGATTTCGCCAGGCAGCAACACGAGGGTACAGCACTCCCCAGGAAAGATGCTTCAAATATCCTGGTCATCACCTTTACCCGCAAAGCTGCGGCGGAGATGTCGGCACGTATTTATGAAGACCTGAATACATTGCTTAATGATGAGGCGCTGGACAATGTTACTGATAGTTTTGGCGCATATTTGCGATCTGCCCCCCAGAGCACCAAGATGCATTTGCGCTCTACATTTTCAAAAAATGCCATATCCACCATTGATTCATTTTGCGCTCAAATCTTGCGAGAACAAGCAGAGCGTCTGGATATTGATCCAGAATTCAGAATTGAAGATGAGGCTGACACGCAGCGCATGGAACTGGAAACCTGGGAAAAGTATCTGGGAACATGTAGTCGCAACAAGGACCCAGACTTACAAGTATTGTTAGAGCATCTTTCAGTTTGGCATATCAGTGAATACATCAAGAAATTTCAGTCCCATACTCAGCTCCTGACGAGCTGGCTGGAGCATCAGAGCACAACATCTCCTGAGGATTTACAAGCTGAGTTTAAAAGGAAGCATCCACTCCCAGATGTGGTACAGGAGATAGAGTCAGCACTAATTCAATTGGTGGATAGATTCCCCTCTGCAAAAGAGGTACTGGATACTTCCCATTCACAGTATGTTTCACTCCAAGATCTTCTGGAGTTTTTGAGTAATCCCATTGAAGATGATTATAGATATGGGTTGGAACTGCTTGAGTTCACTCGGCGAATCGCCTTAACCAATGATAGAAAAAATTATCTAAAGAATCCCTCCGTTCCATCAGCAGTCTGGCCTGAAGCATTTAAGGATGAGGTCAGATTGCGCTTGAGAGCTTTTAAAGACAGAGCCGAGCAACTTTTACCCTACGAAACCCTCATGCTTGAGATTCCCAATGTATGGGATATAGAGGCCTGTCTTGTGAATCATCATCTCGCAAAATTCTTTCTGGGGTACCTTGAAGAACTCAACCAACGTCTCCGCCGGGAAGGTATTCTCAGCTTCAATGAGGTTATGCTCAGAACCAGAGAGGTTTTAAAGAACAGGGAAGTAGCTGCTGTATATGGTAAACGGTACCAGCATATTCTCTTTGATGAGTTCCAGGACACCAATGATGTCCGTTGGGATATTGTAAGACTCATTGGAGAAGCTGGCCAGGGGATCCTGCGCAATCAGGGACTCTTCATCGTGGGTGATTCCAAACAGTCCATTTACCGATTCAATCAGGCCGATGTCCAGGTCATGAATCGTGTCAGAAACATAATTGATGCTGGTGGCGGGTGGGTGCTTACTGCCGACGAAACCTATCGCTCTACTCAAAAATATGTGTCATCAGTTGTGAACCCATTAATCGGTTCAGCCTTTCCAGGCGATGAGGACCGCGAGAATATCGAATTATATGAAACTGTGTTTCGCGAGACAAGTGCAGCGAAAAGCACGCTATATGCTGATGAATATACTGATATATCTCGCTGTGAAGTGAATATTGTGCTAGATGATGAAGCTTCCAGAGGATATTCAGTTGACATCATGAAGACAGCGGATCTGACTCTGGAGTGGCTGAAATGGATCAAAGATAATGGATTGGAACCCAGGCGTGGTCCTTCCATAGGAATCCTCCTTAAAGCCTTCACGCCCATCCTCGACTATATCAAAATTTTCACATCAAGGGGAATTGAATTTGAGGTCCTGTCCAGTAAGGGATTATTCAAGCAACAAGAGAGCTTTGACATCTATCATTTGATTAGCGTGCTGGTAAACCCTCTGGATGATCTGGCTCTGGTAGGAATATTACGTAGCCCCTTCTTTGTGATGAAAGATGCAGACATCCAGCGCTTAAAGGATGCGGCGCAAGATAGGAGCAGCTCAGGATGGGTCTGGAATGGGTTGAATCAATTACATCCAGAAATTTGTAACACACTCAGAGAGTGGCAACAGGCCAGTGCCCGCGAACCTCTGGATCGTCTCATTGAAAGAATAGTTTCTGAGGATGAGAGGAGACTGAGTTGGATATCAGAAACTGGGGGTGTTCTGCGATTGGCAAATATCGATCGCATCATTCATACGATGCACCAGCTTTCCCTGGATGGATTGGGCATTCGCGAAATTCATGAGTACATGAAATATCAGATTCAACATGGTGATGCTGGACAGGCAGAATTACCGGGAGCTGCCAGTGTCCAGATTCTAACTATTCACAAAGCCAAAGGGTTGGAATTTCCTGTTGTTCTTCTACCGGGGATGGAGTCACCCTCCCCCAATAACACCAGTGGTATTTTTGTTGGTCGGGATGGCTCTGACTGGCAGGCCGGAATAACTCTGGATTCAAGAAATGCAAGTTACAAAACCTGGATGTACGAGCGTATTAAAGCACAGACTATAGCTGAGGAGGAAGCTGAAGATAAAAGATTATTCTATGTGGCGGTGACCCGCGCAAAGTATGGCGTGGCCTTTATTGCAAAAATTAAACCCGAAACAAAAGCCATGTCCTCCTCGCGCTGGAGCCGGTATCTGCAACCTGTCTTTGACCTGGAATTGGACAAGGATCTTGCCAATAGCGATCCCACGGCCCTAAAAAAGGAGTGGATGCAAAGATCAAATGAGGATGTGATTTATGATCTTACACTGGGCTCAGATATTCTTCATTCGGAAGCTGCCCAACCCATAAAAATGGGTGCTGAGCTTACTCCAGTAGAACCTGTCATGCCAGCTCTGGTCTACCGTGAAATTTCTCCCCACACCATTATGACATGGATGGATCAGCGCCAATACACAGGCTCGGATGAACGCCAAGTCGGTGAAGATCTGGGGCTGGAAACCTCAGCTCTCACTTTTGGCCGATTGCTACACATGGCTATGGAAATGAAATGGTTTATTCCTGAGAACTTTGATGGGGAGATAAAATTATTTCTTGAGGATGAGGGCCTTGTAGAGAAAGAAGCACAGAAGCCCTTTCTCACAGACCTTCGAGAATGCCTGACTATTTACCGAGATAGCGATCTTGCAAAAAGACTGGCTGTTTTGTCAGGCATCAATCGACTACCTGAATTGCCAGTTTTTGGCTACCTGAAAAGCACAACCCATATGTTCAAAGTAACGGGTATCATTGATTTGCTGTATCAATCTGGTGATGAGTGGGTTGTTCTCGATTACAAGACTGATAAAGAATTACCGGACCAGGATAAATTAAAGCAGCACGCATATTGGTATCAAATTCAGACCTACCTCTGGATGCTCAAGTATTTGTATGGAATTGAAGCCCGGGGAGAACTTTACTTCAATCGGTTTGACACACTGATTCCCATCACCTTTGAGGAGGAGCGATACTTTGATGGTCTGGCGAATTATGAACATGGACAAGGCTTAAGGCCAGTATTGCCGGGCGCTCAGGATCTAAACCCGGGTCTGATCGATATTTTAAAACGTCAGGATGCCCTGGCTGAAATACTGCTTATAGAGCCAACTAAAAATAGTGGCGAGTTGTTGGCCCAATCACTGGCAAAAGCGGGACTAAATCATCCCAGATTGCAAATTATGACCCTGGGTGACGTTCGCAAAATGACGGAGCCGGCTGGACGCAGACTGACACCATATCTGACTCGATTGGGGATAGCGCAACTCTCAGGTAAACGTATGCAATGGGGTGTGGTGAACCGCATGGCAGAGGCTTTTTATAAAGCAACTGGTGGTGAATCTGTCGTCGAGGGGAAGCAGGAGCTCTTTAACCAATTTTTGGAGTGGTGTGAAAAACAATCCATACAGACACCTGGACAAAAATCTGATTTAAAGCATTTTGCAGCCTCCAGAAAAATTATTGTTAACTCAATTCACTCAACCTCTCCGTCAGATTACGACTTCCTGAAAAATCTGGCCCATGATCATGATCTCATCTTTTTCGATCCTCTTCAGGGTGGGAAGCCATTATCAGGATTCAACATGTCCATTGTGGATTGGATGTCTCAGGATGAAATGCCCTCCAGGGATATGAATCATAGTTATACACCTTGTTTTTCTATTTATGAAGAAGCGGTTCTGGTGGGAGATCAAATCAGGCAATTAATCGAAAACGATGTTGCACCAGCTGATATCCGCATCGCCGTCTCTTCCATGGAGCGGTATGTCCCCGCTTTAAAACGGGTCTTTGATCAACAGGGCATCTCGGTGCGTCTCAGCAAGCGTGAACCAGTTATGGAACGACCAGTTACCCAATTGGCCTTTGCACTCATACAGGGTCGACTACGGCAACACGTTTCCTGGGAC from Candidatus Neomarinimicrobiota bacterium carries:
- a CDS encoding C40 family peptidase yields the protein MQRKFLPLSIIIFAVLLNACSSQKVGVFDDLNKNKMDKSFDKYMGTPYRWGGTEPGRGVDCSGFTSGVYRDQGIIIPRTSRSQYTVGDEVSRDELQYGDLIFFDTLGKGVSHVGVYTEGNKMIHASTSAGVTEVPVNTDYWMKRYIGARRLTGSDYRSGEVGGEFHLLPQAYPFRVRRLIDVPTADVIDNRFIGLDIQNDAQGNLRVAGSVSIWNRWEFGAELQVNQFLGHDVDAFGFELPFVSTKFRIWEQKGKILPSLAVGAESNSRNWTVTKDTNSVEIVEHRWSPPRNAYVVASYKYARFKKLHLGRGRLSGGLALTDLYAYHETSDYYDGNQDAFLFLGVEQQITRRLMTTIEFDHVFLKDVGMTWNMGFQFALNDDSSIAYTWRNVGARERSLERAMQFSYILEY
- a CDS encoding DMT family transporter, translating into MSDHRLHHVFAVFQALLVTFLWSTSFIIIKWGLADIPPITYAGLRYFLAFLCFLPFIFKKKYIEEIRGLSSQQRSKLLLLGFVFYTLTQGTQFLGLSLLPAVSVSLMLNFTPIVVAIMGILFINETPSQLQWFGTVIFIVGIIFYFFPISFEGNQGLGLMVMAFGVLANSGAGILGREINRQRNISPVVITFISMGVGSIILLLTGFLYTGIPTISTQNWFYLIWLAVVNTAFAFTLWNHTLRSISAMESSIINGTMLIQIAFLAWFFLDEKITTQEGIGMGIAALGATLVQLKPRKS
- a CDS encoding zinc ribbon domain-containing protein, with protein sequence MQHSNWHCPKCKNNEYETGQFAATGGGLSKIFDVQNKKFTTVTCVNCRYTEIYKSETSALGNILDLFTG
- a CDS encoding GNAT family N-acetyltransferase; amino-acid sequence: MYTYRKYNHDKDLEAARRIWHEVQWLDDSSDEKLLDAFLRVGRALVADLNGSAECLVTANPGKIQYLNEELSLSVVTSVTTSRIARKQGLAKKLTAQLIAEEAEAGAIVSTLGIFEQGFYDQLGYGTGSYEHWMSFDPADITIDKSIRPPLRLTRNDLKIIHQAIQTRKTRHGGVTLFPESLVEAELAWMKKGFGLGYCDGIKGELTHFFWGTSNDENGPLVINVLVYQTMEQFIELMALIKSLGDQIRLVKMREPAGIQLQDLIQNPFRSRIVTEKSKFEHINRASAYWQTRICNLEACIEATHLNSRSLSFNLDLSDPLEKLIDPEMTWRGCAGEYAIQLGPRSKVAAGFDNALPTLVADIGTFTRLWLGVRPASGLSATGNLSGPEKLIHDLDEVLCLPNPHPDWDY
- a CDS encoding 2-oxo acid dehydrogenase subunit E2, producing MPFRWRPDGKFIRNLSNTRRIMPFLMHGRTESTVYYEQHVEVEKAWKFVENFQKETGLKASILHLIIWRSAQVLNERPGLNRFVAGRRIYQRDGIWISFSMKKEMNDDAPLVVVKKKINPDWTFEETVREIQGGIKKGREGAKSVSDKEMDLVFLFPMFMVSFFTWLLRTLNHFGWLPRSMIKADELYSSVFIANLGSIGLQPAYHHLYEWGNAPIFMALGTNEPRMALDERGRPAVKDMMTIKYSFDERINDGFYSIKALELLKNLVENPEMDLEKSTPEKVTEDEALGV
- a CDS encoding HAMP domain-containing histidine kinase, producing MDTYFAPAEQATEERLHQEVEIFNQSAVMEGLMETVGGLLAVLNEQRQIISLNDSFLKMLGIQDPIHALGLRPGNALNCVHANEPPAGCGTTKYCSTCGAAKSIVASLEQNKPIEDTCALKALNHNREIDLVLKVRSHPVMIHNTRFVMLFLQDITLEQQRAALERTFFHDINNMLSGLVGASELLARDSHNSAMVDIVRRSSLRLQKAVEIQRFLLACETDSYQLVPQPISLNQLEEDLHALFVNHPVKESKHLIISHDLGDLQIQTDVSLFQRVMANMITNALEATEVGEKVEVNFYKKADTINFSIHNDQVIPEEIKLRIFQRNFSTKANSGRGIGTFSMKLFGEKILGGKVNFISAAETGTVFTFSLPLNNSNLVNQYS
- a CDS encoding NAD(P)-dependent oxidoreductase: MNIGFLHPGAMGISLAVSAQATGHQAYWVPKGRSEETRKRADVHNLSQSQSLSQMCEVCDIIISVCPPHAVLDVAHQILECSFTGIFADVNAISPEKAKSIYQLMSSRDIEFVDGGIIGGPAWEAESTWLYLAGQKAAEVANCFQGGLLETELMGPEIGRASAIKMSFAAYTKGSTALLCAIMAAADEMGIREEMEKQWSRGGSDFTERTHNRLRRVTAKAWRFSGEMEEIAATMQASGLPDGFHLAAAEIYRRMTHFKNSESLPDINQVLESLKSS